One window from the genome of Pseudomonadota bacterium encodes:
- a CDS encoding 8-oxo-dGTP diphosphatase: MKKRGFGAGRWNGFGGKLEQGESIEEAAKREFLEEAGITVGEIDKRGVLEFFFEGSPEMLEVHVFKAEDYEGEPVESDEMKPQWFDIPAIPYDEMWADDEFWFPIFLKGKKFTGKFYFDADENLLSHDVKAL, translated from the coding sequence ATGAAAAAGCGCGGTTTCGGTGCAGGGCGCTGGAACGGTTTTGGCGGTAAACTCGAACAGGGCGAGAGTATCGAAGAGGCGGCAAAGCGCGAGTTTCTGGAAGAGGCGGGGATTACCGTCGGCGAAATTGATAAACGCGGCGTGCTGGAATTCTTTTTTGAGGGCAGTCCCGAAATGCTGGAAGTTCATGTCTTTAAAGCCGAGGATTATGAAGGTGAGCCGGTGGAAAGCGATGAAATGAAACCGCAATGGTTTGACATTCCCGCCATTCCCTATGATGAAATGTGGGCGGATGATGAATTCTGGTTCCCGATTTTTCTGAAGGGCAAAAAATTCACCGGAAAATTCTATTTTGATGCCGATGAAAATCTGCTCTCGCATGATGTAAAAGCGCTCTGA
- a CDS encoding sodium:proton antiporter — MTEFLAVQIVVIAIAGILAQWTAWRLHVPAIIFLLGFGFILGPISGVIKPDVLMGDLLQPAIAAAVAIILFEGSLQLHFKELRETRMAVRHIIFLGAPVSWVVISAAAHYVAGLEWAVAVTLGGMLIVTGPTVIMPMLRQARLNPRVGSILKWEGIVNDPIGVIFAILAYEYFVASERGQGHAGSSFFFENGITLAVVAVGSFMLAHLVKRSFERGYMPEYLKTPFLLTVVLSVFFGCDVFLHESGLIAVTVLGLTLANINTAGLEEIKRFKETITLMLVSGVFILLTADLDLAVLLKLNWRSVLFIICLLFLIRPVTFFLCSIGTQMTRSEILLAGLIAPRGIVCAAMAGVIGPLLTQAGFADGEKVLPIAFAVVVVSVVLHSLMIKPLARRLNLRSEEINGVIFVGAHQWSIQFAEVLKARNVPVMVVDNSWHSLGKARLADIPVYYGELLSEETEFALEFNKYNTLIAATYSPAYNALLCETFGYEYGTERVFRINPGDTERSERRKIANILQGRVLTQAELTLHNIKEQFREGWRFRTTRVGKPEKDGALLIPEDSDTRLTIGIIAKNGLVSFYSQDPASHIRPKEDELVILFEKSDGAVYTEE; from the coding sequence GTGACAGAGTTTCTTGCCGTCCAGATTGTCGTAATTGCCATCGCCGGTATATTGGCGCAATGGACAGCATGGCGGCTGCACGTGCCTGCGATTATTTTCCTGCTCGGCTTCGGTTTTATTCTCGGCCCGATATCAGGGGTTATCAAACCCGATGTCCTGATGGGCGATCTTCTGCAGCCTGCCATTGCCGCCGCCGTTGCCATCATTCTGTTTGAGGGCAGCCTACAGCTGCATTTCAAGGAATTGCGCGAAACAAGGATGGCTGTGCGGCATATCATCTTTCTTGGTGCGCCCGTAAGCTGGGTCGTCATCAGCGCCGCCGCACATTACGTCGCCGGACTGGAATGGGCTGTTGCCGTCACGCTTGGCGGCATGCTGATTGTCACAGGCCCGACCGTTATCATGCCGATGCTGCGGCAGGCGCGGCTGAACCCGCGCGTCGGCTCCATCCTGAAATGGGAAGGGATCGTCAATGACCCCATCGGTGTCATTTTTGCCATTCTGGCTTATGAATATTTTGTTGCCTCCGAACGTGGCCAAGGGCATGCCGGCAGTTCGTTTTTCTTTGAAAACGGTATCACGCTGGCCGTGGTTGCGGTCGGCAGTTTCATGCTCGCCCATCTGGTCAAACGCTCTTTCGAGCGCGGCTATATGCCCGAATATCTGAAAACGCCGTTTTTGCTGACGGTCGTGCTCTCCGTCTTTTTCGGCTGCGATGTTTTTCTGCATGAATCCGGCCTGATTGCCGTCACCGTTCTTGGCCTGACCCTTGCCAATATCAACACCGCCGGATTGGAGGAGATTAAACGCTTTAAAGAAACCATCACGCTGATGCTGGTTTCCGGCGTTTTTATTCTGCTGACCGCCGATCTTGACCTTGCCGTTTTGCTGAAACTAAACTGGCGCAGTGTTTTGTTTATTATCTGCCTGCTGTTCCTGATCCGCCCTGTGACCTTTTTCCTGTGTTCCATCGGCACGCAAATGACGCGGAGTGAAATCCTGCTGGCCGGTCTGATTGCGCCGCGCGGGATTGTCTGCGCCGCCATGGCCGGTGTTATCGGGCCGTTGCTGACCCAGGCCGGATTTGCAGATGGTGAAAAAGTTCTGCCGATCGCCTTTGCCGTTGTTGTCGTCAGCGTTGTGCTGCACAGTCTGATGATCAAACCGCTGGCGCGGCGTCTGAATCTGCGTTCCGAGGAAATTAACGGCGTGATATTTGTTGGCGCACATCAATGGTCGATCCAGTTCGCGGAAGTCCTGAAAGCGCGCAATGTACCTGTCATGGTCGTCGATAACAGCTGGCATTCGCTCGGCAAGGCGCGGCTGGCGGATATTCCCGTCTATTACGGTGAACTGTTATCGGAGGAAACCGAATTCGCATTGGAATTCAATAAATACAATACCCTGATCGCCGCAACCTACAGCCCGGCCTATAACGCACTGCTTTGTGAGACGTTTGGTTATGAATACGGCACAGAACGGGTCTTCCGCATCAATCCGGGCGATACCGAACGTTCAGAGCGCCGGAAAATCGCCAATATTCTGCAAGGGCGGGTTTTGACACAGGCCGAGCTGACGCTGCACAATATCAAAGAGCAGTTCCGCGAAGGCTGGCGTTTCCGCACCACCCGTGTCGGCAAACCTGAAAAAGACGGTGCCCTGCTGATCCCCGAAGATAGCGACACGCGGCTGACCATCGGCATTATCGCCAAAAACGGTCTGGTCAGTTTTTATTCACAGGATCCCGCCTCGCATATCAGACCGAAAGAAGACGAGCTGGTGATCCTGTTCGAGAAAAGCGATGGCGCCGTCTATACGGAAGAGTAA
- a CDS encoding MBL fold metallo-hydrolase, with amino-acid sequence MDVKSFFDPDTSTVTHLVIDPKTKSCAVIDPVMEYDAVTGALKTGAADKLVQYIQDNGLKLEWLLETHIHADHLTASAYIRDQIGGKIAIGEKITDVLNYWVPFFNTDADTPPDGSQFDKLLKDGEKIKLGDLEIGVIHTPGHTPACVSYHIEDAVFVGDTVFMPNLGTARADFPGGDAGELYDSIQKIFALPDETRVFICHDYPANGGAPSWQTTIGEQKKDNAFVGGGVTKEDFVSKREARDKTLRVPQLLLPSIQFNLRAGKLPDAEKNGTHYLKIPINKL; translated from the coding sequence ATGGACGTAAAATCCTTTTTTGATCCCGATACCTCGACCGTGACGCATCTGGTGATTGACCCCAAGACCAAAAGCTGTGCGGTGATTGATCCTGTCATGGAATATGACGCGGTGACAGGGGCGCTGAAAACAGGAGCAGCGGATAAGCTTGTGCAATATATTCAGGATAACGGGTTGAAACTGGAATGGCTGTTGGAAACGCATATTCATGCCGATCATTTGACGGCCTCTGCCTATATCCGCGACCAGATCGGCGGCAAAATCGCCATCGGCGAAAAAATTACGGATGTGCTGAATTATTGGGTGCCGTTTTTCAATACCGATGCCGATACGCCGCCCGATGGCAGCCAGTTCGACAAGCTTTTGAAAGACGGTGAAAAGATCAAACTCGGTGATTTGGAAATCGGCGTGATCCATACGCCCGGCCATACGCCGGCCTGCGTCAGCTATCATATCGAAGATGCGGTTTTTGTCGGTGATACGGTGTTTATGCCGAATTTGGGAACGGCACGTGCCGATTTTCCCGGCGGCGATGCGGGGGAGCTGTATGACAGCATCCAGAAAATTTTTGCCCTGCCGGATGAAACGCGGGTCTTCATCTGCCATGATTACCCCGCCAATGGCGGTGCGCCGTCATGGCAGACGACAATCGGCGAGCAGAAAAAGGATAACGCCTTTGTCGGCGGCGGCGTAACAAAAGAGGATTTTGTCAGCAAGCGCGAGGCGCGGGATAAAACCCTGCGCGTGCCGCAATTGCTGCTGCCCTCGATTCAGTTCAACCTGCGCGCAGGCAAATTGCCCGATGCCGAAAAGAACGGCACACATTACCTGAAAATTCCGATTAATAAACTGTAA
- a CDS encoding nucleoside deaminase, translating to MHDHETHMRTAYGLARKSYDEGGCPIGAVLVDNANGAVLGQGHNMLVQEGNPILHGEMAALRAAGRMTNRHNTTLYTTLQPCFMCAGTIAQFGIPRVVIGDCENAGSDETVRFLQAKGVEVIVLNKADSLAAQNCITLAAQFRTEQPSLWQEDWGG from the coding sequence ATGCATGACCATGAAACCCATATGAGAACCGCCTACGGGCTGGCGCGGAAAAGCTATGATGAAGGCGGCTGTCCGATCGGCGCCGTGCTGGTTGATAACGCGAATGGTGCGGTTCTGGGGCAAGGTCATAATATGCTGGTGCAGGAAGGCAATCCGATTCTGCATGGCGAAATGGCGGCACTGCGCGCTGCCGGACGCATGACAAACCGCCATAACACGACGCTTTACACCACGCTACAGCCCTGCTTTATGTGCGCAGGCACAATTGCACAATTCGGCATTCCCCGCGTTGTCATCGGCGATTGCGAAAATGCGGGCAGTGATGAAACCGTCCGTTTCCTACAAGCAAAAGGTGTTGAGGTCATTGTGCTGAACAAAGCAGACAGCCTTGCCGCGCAAAATTGCATTACCCTCGCCGCACAATTCCGCACCGAACAACCCTCCTTGTGGCAGGAAGATTGGGGCGGTTGA
- a CDS encoding response regulator, whose product MKNDRLDIDRQRHDYLLSILPLLARGFLVVVGAVSLSVLLGWQFDNATMKSVFPGMTAMNPGGTALAFLLSVVSLWLHTVKESRRLLIAGKLCAGGALLIAVTYFLNQFTGTDTGFDQMLFREKLDKEALALGYANRMAPNTAAAFILSGLALFFLDWRIGRVWVAQIFAILGFQFGFLTFIGYLYNSVDLTGVDAFIPMALNTAFCFLLLNTAIFFARPTHGLMQVFSSTGPGGVITRRLLPLVVVIPVLGGWLFRLALQQGTIGEIAAFASFVLVIVILFTALVWWVAVILDAVDRKQRQAAVELQEAKDLAELANAAKSEFLANVSHELRTPMNSILGMTHLLYEDDNLSGENKEMVGVVYRSADNLLEILNDLLDLSKIEAGELKLESVSFSLQEVINNIVENMMIPSSAKGISLSCTYNKPQMPYLMGDPVRTGRVIMNLISNAVKFTDEGSVSLTIDCQEQDEDGDEVELKISVADTGIGIPEDKLELIFEKFSQADSSTTRRFGGTGLGLSITKQLVEAMDGRINVESVVDHGSVFTLHIPFKTSEIRPVLKKQAFHREETDFLPEGERKNLREISLLLAEDHLLNQSLMKKLFTRKHIRDFDIVNNGAEALKAYKKKDYDLIITDCHMPEMSGFELTKSIRDLEKSSGKPRMPIIAMTADAMVGARERCLDSGMDDYVTKPVNPDELDLVFSRWFTLPEKKKPVALRPEDEENLPAADLTDLKAFMDDEDELQNYITLFITQSDKIVKTLQKNCKDGKCKAWSEAAHKLKGGSAMMGARNLRALCEKAQNMLTASADERKTLFKEIQTAYKDVKDVLKESSL is encoded by the coding sequence ATGAAAAACGACCGTTTAGATATCGACCGACAGCGCCACGACTATTTGCTGTCCATCCTGCCGTTGCTGGCGCGCGGTTTCTTAGTAGTTGTCGGTGCCGTCAGCCTCAGCGTTCTGCTTGGCTGGCAGTTTGATAATGCCACAATGAAAAGTGTTTTTCCGGGTATGACGGCAATGAATCCCGGCGGAACCGCCCTCGCCTTTTTACTATCCGTTGTCTCCCTGTGGTTGCATACCGTCAAAGAGAGCCGCAGGCTGCTCATCGCCGGAAAACTCTGTGCCGGTGGCGCTCTTCTAATTGCCGTGACTTATTTCCTGAACCAGTTTACCGGCACGGATACGGGTTTCGACCAAATGCTGTTCCGTGAAAAACTGGATAAAGAGGCACTGGCTCTCGGCTATGCCAACCGCATGGCACCGAATACTGCTGCTGCTTTCATTTTATCCGGATTGGCGCTTTTCTTTCTCGACTGGCGGATCGGCCGTGTCTGGGTTGCGCAAATTTTCGCCATTCTGGGATTCCAATTCGGTTTTTTGACTTTTATCGGCTATCTGTATAACTCCGTCGATCTGACGGGCGTTGATGCATTCATTCCCATGGCTTTGAACACAGCCTTTTGTTTTTTACTGCTCAATACCGCCATATTTTTTGCACGCCCCACGCATGGGCTCATGCAGGTTTTCAGCAGCACCGGCCCCGGCGGCGTCATAACGCGCCGTCTTTTACCGCTGGTGGTTGTCATTCCGGTACTGGGGGGATGGCTGTTCCGTCTGGCTCTGCAACAAGGCACCATAGGAGAAATAGCCGCTTTCGCCTCCTTCGTTCTGGTGATTGTCATTCTGTTCACGGCTTTGGTTTGGTGGGTTGCCGTCATTCTCGATGCTGTCGATCGGAAACAAAGGCAGGCTGCCGTCGAATTGCAGGAAGCCAAGGATCTGGCCGAACTTGCCAATGCCGCCAAATCGGAATTTCTGGCCAATGTTTCGCATGAACTGCGCACCCCGATGAACAGTATTCTGGGCATGACCCATCTTTTATACGAAGATGACAATCTATCCGGAGAAAATAAGGAGATGGTCGGCGTCGTTTACCGTTCAGCCGATAATTTGCTCGAGATTTTGAACGATCTGCTTGATCTCTCCAAAATTGAAGCCGGTGAATTGAAACTGGAATCAGTCTCCTTCTCCCTGCAGGAAGTCATCAACAATATTGTTGAAAATATGATGATTCCCAGCAGTGCAAAAGGTATCAGCCTTTCCTGCACCTATAACAAGCCGCAGATGCCTTACCTGATGGGTGACCCTGTCCGCACCGGCCGCGTGATCATGAATCTGATTAGTAATGCCGTAAAATTCACAGATGAAGGCTCCGTTTCCCTGACGATTGATTGTCAGGAACAGGATGAAGACGGGGATGAGGTCGAGCTCAAAATCAGCGTCGCCGATACAGGTATCGGCATTCCCGAAGATAAGCTTGAGCTTATTTTCGAGAAATTCTCGCAGGCCGATAGTTCAACCACACGGCGCTTCGGCGGCACGGGGCTGGGGCTCAGTATCACCAAACAACTTGTCGAGGCCATGGATGGCCGCATTAATGTCGAAAGCGTCGTTGACCACGGCTCGGTCTTCACGCTGCATATTCCGTTTAAAACCTCGGAGATCCGCCCCGTCTTGAAAAAACAGGCATTCCACCGCGAAGAAACAGATTTCCTGCCGGAGGGAGAGCGTAAAAACCTGCGGGAAATTTCCCTGCTGTTGGCAGAAGATCATCTGCTGAACCAGTCCCTGATGAAAAAGCTGTTCACACGGAAGCATATCCGGGATTTCGACATTGTAAATAACGGTGCCGAAGCATTGAAAGCATATAAAAAGAAAGATTATGACCTGATCATCACGGATTGCCACATGCCGGAAATGAGCGGCTTTGAACTGACAAAATCAATTCGTGACCTTGAAAAATCCTCCGGTAAGCCGCGCATGCCGATCATTGCCATGACGGCGGATGCCATGGTCGGTGCCCGTGAAAGATGCCTTGATTCCGGTATGGATGATTATGTGACCAAACCCGTCAATCCCGATGAGCTTGATCTGGTTTTCAGCCGCTGGTTTACATTGCCGGAGAAGAAAAAACCTGTAGCACTGCGCCCCGAAGATGAAGAAAATCTGCCCGCAGCGGATCTGACCGATCTGAAAGCCTTTATGGATGACGAGGACGAATTGCAGAATTACATTACGCTTTTCATCACCCAATCGGATAAAATCGTCAAGACACTGCAAAAAAACTGCAAGGATGGCAAATGCAAGGCATGGTCCGAAGCCGCGCACAAGCTGAAAGGCGGATCGGCCATGATGGGTGCCCGCAATCTGCGCGCGCTCTGCGAAAAGGCGCAGAATATGCTGACGGCCAGCGCAGATGAACGTAAAACGCTTTTCAAGGAAATCCAGACGGCGTATAAGGATGTGAAAGACGTCCTGAAAGAAAGCTCTCTTTAA
- a CDS encoding DedA family protein yields the protein MSDDVIEEKEAAEKTAAPVKCSPLRRLYDWAMGIAGHRHAVPWLGFISFIESMIFPIPPDVMLMPMCLAERRKAFFFALVCTVASVLGGLGGYMLGHLFYEGFGQKIVAFYGYEEPFMKFQDYYIEWGVWIVLLGGLTPFPYKVITIASGVAGLNLWLFMLVSVIARASRFFLVAALLWFFGEKIRIFIEKYLGLLTLLFFMLLLGGFAVIKYL from the coding sequence ATGAGTGATGATGTAATTGAAGAAAAAGAAGCGGCGGAAAAAACGGCCGCGCCCGTGAAATGCTCTCCTTTGCGCAGGCTGTATGACTGGGCAATGGGAATTGCCGGTCATCGTCATGCCGTGCCGTGGCTGGGGTTCATTTCCTTTATCGAAAGTATGATTTTTCCGATACCGCCGGATGTCATGCTGATGCCGATGTGTCTGGCGGAACGCCGCAAAGCCTTTTTCTTTGCGCTGGTCTGCACGGTGGCTTCGGTTCTGGGCGGGCTGGGCGGCTATATGCTCGGCCATTTGTTTTATGAGGGTTTCGGACAAAAAATCGTTGCCTTTTACGGTTACGAAGAACCGTTCATGAAATTTCAGGACTATTATATTGAATGGGGTGTCTGGATCGTGCTGTTGGGCGGGCTGACGCCGTTCCCGTATAAAGTCATCACGATTGCCAGCGGTGTTGCCGGGTTGAATCTGTGGCTGTTTATGTTGGTATCGGTGATTGCGCGCGCTTCACGCTTTTTTCTGGTCGCCGCTTTGCTCTGGTTTTTCGGTGAAAAAATACGTATCTTTATAGAGAAGTATCTCGGGCTGCTGACGCTATTGTTTTTCATGTTACTGCTCGGAGGCTTTGCCGTTATCAAATATCTTTAA
- a CDS encoding disulfide bond formation protein B, with protein sequence MQCSGLPQIDTRLAAILLMLGSAAMLLGALFFQEVMNLPPCPLCIYQRVPYIVVIGLSVPAILLRGCPALIMLALSALALYIDAGIAGFHVGVEKGWWEGLGECSGNFNANMTIEELRAAVLDAPIVRCTEVPWSLFGISMAGYNMVIATAMAIFATLSVCGMCCKDTVCIPEGTGNIADRPKGNAMSADIGKIADKPKKKKAKAAKKPVKKSGKKGKK encoded by the coding sequence ATGCAATGTTCCGGATTACCGCAGATTGATACGCGTCTTGCCGCGATTCTGTTGATGCTGGGCAGCGCTGCAATGCTGCTGGGGGCGCTGTTTTTTCAGGAAGTGATGAATCTGCCGCCTTGTCCGCTGTGTATCTATCAGCGTGTTCCTTATATCGTTGTGATCGGGTTGAGTGTTCCGGCCATTCTGTTGCGCGGGTGCCCGGCTTTGATCATGTTGGCGCTGTCCGCGCTGGCTTTATATATTGATGCCGGTATTGCGGGTTTCCATGTCGGCGTTGAAAAAGGCTGGTGGGAAGGTCTTGGTGAATGCAGCGGCAATTTCAACGCCAATATGACGATTGAAGAACTGCGCGCCGCCGTGCTTGATGCGCCGATTGTCCGCTGTACCGAAGTACCCTGGTCGCTGTTTGGTATTTCAATGGCGGGTTATAATATGGTCATCGCAACGGCGATGGCGATTTTTGCCACATTATCGGTTTGCGGCATGTGCTGCAAAGACACCGTGTGTATTCCTGAAGGAACGGGCAATATCGCCGACCGCCCGAAAGGCAATGCCATGTCTGCCGATATCGGCAAAATTGCGGATAAGCCGAAAAAGAAAAAAGCCAAAGCCGCGAAAAAACCTGTGAAAAAATCAGGGAAAAAAGGAAAAAAATAG
- a CDS encoding demethoxyubiquinone hydroxylase family protein, whose amino-acid sequence MARQLNRKLPGDKGVTGKTRAEESIARMIRVNHAGEYGARRIYQGQLKVLGKDPELRETLEHMAAQEEEHLAYFEGEIIKRRVRPTALHPLWHVAGYALGYATARIGPEAAMACTVAVEEVISDHYGDQLAALAETKDEADLRKHIAKFKAEEEEHHDIGLEHDAEQAPLYKLLTGAIKTGSKLAIAVAKRI is encoded by the coding sequence ATGGCGCGTCAATTAAACAGAAAGCTGCCCGGTGATAAGGGAGTAACCGGCAAGACGCGGGCGGAAGAGAGTATCGCCCGCATGATCCGCGTCAATCATGCCGGAGAATACGGCGCACGCCGCATTTATCAGGGGCAGTTGAAAGTACTGGGCAAAGATCCGGAACTGCGTGAAACGCTGGAACATATGGCCGCGCAGGAAGAAGAGCATCTGGCCTATTTTGAAGGTGAGATTATCAAACGCCGCGTGCGCCCGACGGCGCTGCATCCGTTATGGCATGTGGCAGGCTATGCGCTTGGCTATGCAACGGCGCGGATCGGGCCGGAGGCGGCGATGGCCTGCACGGTTGCGGTGGAAGAGGTGATTTCGGATCATTACGGTGACCAGCTTGCGGCATTGGCGGAAACAAAAGACGAGGCGGATTTGCGCAAACATATCGCCAAATTCAAAGCCGAAGAAGAAGAACACCATGATATCGGCCTGGAACATGATGCCGAACAGGCACCGCTTTATAAACTTCTGACAGGCGCAATCAAAACAGGCTCAAAGCTGGCCATTGCTGTCGCCAAACGTATTTAG
- a CDS encoding HNH endonuclease, with translation MSLHLDNCPTLVLNADFRPLSYFPLSLWSWQEAVKAVFMDRVHILSEYDRSVHSPSFEMRLPSVIALKEYVMPHHKPAFTRFNVFLRDMWQCQYCGETFKTHELTFDHVIPRSRGGDTTWENIVAACNDCNVRKSDKLPRECHMHPLRNPTTPSIYELQENGRAFPPNFLHESWGDYLYWDSELDA, from the coding sequence ATGTCACTCCATCTTGACAATTGCCCGACGCTTGTTCTGAATGCGGATTTCCGTCCACTCAGCTATTTTCCTTTGTCTTTATGGTCATGGCAGGAAGCCGTCAAAGCGGTGTTCATGGATCGTGTGCATATTCTGTCCGAATATGACCGCAGCGTCCATTCGCCCAGCTTTGAAATGCGGCTTCCCAGCGTGATCGCGCTGAAGGAATATGTGATGCCGCATCATAAGCCTGCCTTCACACGTTTTAACGTCTTTCTGCGTGATATGTGGCAATGCCAGTATTGCGGCGAAACGTTCAAAACACACGAGCTGACATTTGACCATGTTATCCCCCGCAGCCGCGGCGGCGATACGACATGGGAAAATATCGTGGCAGCCTGTAATGACTGCAATGTGAGAAAAAGCGACAAGCTGCCGCGCGAATGCCATATGCACCCGCTTAGGAACCCCACCACCCCCAGCATCTACGAACTGCAAGAAAACGGGCGGGCTTTCCCGCCTAATTTTTTGCATGAAAGCTGGGGCGATTATCTGTACTGGGATTCTGAACTGGATGCTTAA
- a CDS encoding phospholipase, producing the protein MQIQQIADFSLRTLALAPQSGNPPKKIALFLHGLGSNAEDLIALAPLMAPDMPDVLFLSVDAPYPCDMAPVGYQWFSLRDRDPTRILMELRRVKPLLEGYIGEVLDKYKLRNKDLAFCGFSQGTMTSLYTALYADEPYAGVLGYSGVLFLDEDEGPLSRLPICLIHGEADDVVPFRSLEMAEAALKAQNFDLEILACPHLGHSIDEKGLKKGTEFLARILG; encoded by the coding sequence ATGCAGATTCAACAGATAGCTGATTTTTCACTGCGTACACTGGCGCTCGCGCCGCAATCGGGCAATCCGCCAAAAAAAATAGCGCTTTTTCTGCATGGTCTCGGCTCGAATGCCGAGGATCTCATTGCGCTGGCACCGCTGATGGCACCGGACATGCCCGATGTGCTGTTTCTCTCCGTTGACGCCCCCTATCCGTGCGATATGGCGCCTGTCGGCTATCAATGGTTCAGCCTGCGAGATCGTGATCCCACCCGTATTCTGATGGAACTGCGCCGCGTAAAGCCGTTGCTGGAGGGCTATATCGGGGAAGTTCTGGATAAATATAAATTAAGAAACAAGGACTTGGCGTTTTGCGGCTTTTCGCAAGGCACAATGACATCACTCTATACCGCCCTTTATGCCGATGAGCCTTATGCCGGTGTTCTCGGCTATTCCGGTGTGTTGTTTCTGGATGAAGATGAAGGGCCTTTAAGCAGGCTACCCATCTGCCTGATTCATGGCGAAGCCGATGATGTTGTCCCCTTCCGCAGTCTGGAAATGGCGGAAGCCGCATTAAAGGCACAGAATTTTGATCTCGAAATACTGGCCTGCCCGCATCTGGGGCATTCCATTGATGAAAAAGGTCTGAAAAAAGGGACGGAATTCCTCGCCCGCATTCTTGGCTAA
- a CDS encoding twin transmembrane helix small protein, which translates to MKSFTIVIVLALMLAVLGALGFGLWQMAHDGEDRRKKSNKMMQLRVYLQGAILALLALMAVFTAMGD; encoded by the coding sequence ATGAAAAGTTTTACAATTGTCATCGTTTTGGCGCTGATGCTGGCTGTTTTGGGTGCGCTGGGCTTTGGTTTGTGGCAAATGGCGCATGACGGCGAAGACCGCCGCAAGAAAAGCAACAAGATGATGCAGCTGCGCGTCTATTTGCAGGGGGCCATTCTGGCCTTGCTGGCATTGATGGCGGTTTTTACCGCGATGGGCGATTAG
- a CDS encoding type II toxin-antitoxin system HicA family toxin encodes MKLQKLKDEAKKFGYSLDSSAGGRHSSKFVNEQTGHKVPVPQHGGGKEIKDGTAKAILKQMGYTPPKKDAVITVKSAEELATAKAVKKQVMAQRTWKKQMQQHRRGLGKHPGPAP; translated from the coding sequence TTGAAACTTCAGAAACTAAAAGACGAAGCAAAAAAATTCGGCTATTCACTCGATAGCAGCGCCGGCGGACGCCATTCCAGCAAATTTGTGAATGAACAGACAGGCCATAAGGTTCCTGTGCCGCAGCATGGCGGCGGTAAGGAAATCAAAGACGGCACGGCCAAGGCGATCTTGAAACAGATGGGCTATACACCGCCGAAGAAAGATGCGGTCATCACCGTAAAATCCGCCGAAGAACTGGCGACGGCAAAAGCAGTCAAAAAACAAGTTATGGCGCAGCGCACATGGAAAAAACAGATGCAGCAGCATCGCCGCGGTTTGGGCAAACATCCCGGCCCGGCTCCTTGA